A genomic region of Streptomyces sp. NBC_00247 contains the following coding sequences:
- a CDS encoding MFS transporter: MLMDVTQTTESAARGEGERRIPAPADKSPRPYRFPTVPRIHRAWIVAAVAFVTIIGGAAFNALPGLLIDPLHTEFGWSRGEIGLAVSIDLALYGITAPFAAALMDRFGIRRVVALALTVVAAGALGSVWMTASWQLMIYWGLLVGIGTGSMAMSFSATVANRWFVARHGLVTGILTAAGASGQLIFLPLCAWIVKEHGWRPASMTVALAALAVVPLIWFLLRDHPADVGLAPYGGAYAQKPAPARGAAARTLRVLFDAARTGQFWLLAGAFAICGASTNGLIRTHFVPSAHDHHMPVTAAASLLAVIGVFDIVGTVFSGWLTDRFDSRRLLAVYYALRGVSLLFLPVLMAPSVHPPMVFFIVFYGLDWVATVPPTIALCREHYGDDSAIVFGWVLASHQIGAAVVAFLGGVARDVFGSYDVVWYSAGALCAVAALMSLVVRRKPLPTGAPAVTAA; this comes from the coding sequence ATGCTCATGGACGTGACCCAGACAACCGAGAGCGCCGCCCGGGGCGAGGGCGAGCGCCGGATTCCGGCCCCGGCCGACAAGTCCCCCCGCCCGTACCGCTTCCCGACCGTCCCCCGGATCCACCGTGCCTGGATCGTCGCCGCCGTCGCCTTCGTGACGATCATCGGCGGCGCCGCGTTCAACGCCCTGCCCGGTCTCCTCATCGACCCCCTGCACACGGAGTTCGGCTGGTCGCGCGGCGAGATCGGTCTCGCCGTCTCGATCGACCTCGCGCTCTACGGGATCACCGCGCCCTTCGCCGCCGCGCTGATGGACCGGTTCGGCATCCGCCGGGTGGTCGCCCTCGCGCTGACCGTGGTGGCCGCCGGTGCGCTCGGCAGCGTCTGGATGACCGCTTCCTGGCAACTGATGATCTACTGGGGCCTGTTGGTGGGGATCGGTACGGGCTCCATGGCCATGTCCTTCTCCGCGACCGTCGCCAACCGCTGGTTCGTCGCCCGGCACGGCCTGGTCACCGGCATCCTCACCGCCGCCGGAGCCTCCGGCCAGCTGATCTTCCTGCCGCTCTGCGCCTGGATCGTCAAGGAGCACGGCTGGCGGCCCGCCTCGATGACGGTCGCCCTCGCCGCCCTGGCCGTCGTGCCGCTCATCTGGTTCCTGCTGCGCGACCACCCCGCCGACGTGGGCCTCGCCCCCTACGGCGGCGCGTACGCCCAGAAGCCCGCCCCCGCCCGGGGCGCCGCCGCCAGGACCCTGCGGGTGCTCTTCGACGCGGCCCGCACCGGGCAGTTCTGGCTGCTGGCCGGGGCGTTCGCGATCTGCGGCGCGTCGACCAACGGCCTGATCCGCACCCACTTCGTGCCCTCCGCCCACGACCACCACATGCCGGTCACGGCAGCCGCCTCGCTGCTCGCCGTCATCGGGGTCTTCGACATCGTCGGCACCGTCTTCTCCGGCTGGCTCACCGACCGCTTCGACTCCCGCCGGCTGCTCGCCGTCTACTACGCGCTGCGCGGCGTCTCGCTGCTCTTCCTGCCGGTCCTGATGGCGCCCTCGGTGCACCCGCCGATGGTCTTCTTCATCGTCTTCTACGGCCTGGACTGGGTCGCCACCGTCCCGCCCACCATCGCCCTCTGCCGGGAGCACTACGGCGACGACAGCGCGATCGTCTTCGGCTGGGTGCTGGCCTCGCACCAGATCGGCGCGGCCGTGGTCGCGTTCCTCGGCGGAGTGGCCCGGGACGTCTTCGGCTCCTACGACGTCGTCTGGTACTCCGCCGGGGCGCTGTGCGCGGTGGCCGCCCTGATGTCCCTCGTCGTCCGCCGCAAGCCGCTGCCCACGGGCGCGCCCGCGGTGACGGCTGCCTGA
- the fxsT gene encoding FxSxx-COOH system tetratricopeptide repeat protein produces the protein MKRTPPPGPDTSRQPSVSARTGSNAAGRDILNSVALHVAHATLAPPEAYGPIPDDAVGDGLSNVPRGTLFVGRSAALDSLDTAFAEPGGVVLRAVSGLGGVGKSALAARWATERSTDRLRWWIGADSAAAVETGLAALARALQPGLAGLPQELQRERALAWLASHEGWLLVLDNVNHPDDVRPLLDRLGTGGRVLITTRLASGWHQLATTVRLGVFDPSESVELFHRVLTQDGPRTTEGAAEVCEELGHLALAVEQAAAYCHENGTTPLAYLAMLRSWPAETYATGAESTDADRTVARVWRITLDRLADTPLAGDVLRTLAWYAPDHIPRVLLDDLAPPPVLARAIGRLAAHSMVSVGPDGTLSVHRLVQALARTPDPDDPHRAADAVAEARERATDGLLEAAPDRPGPGKLPLGRPFLAHAEALAGNSPPEDDTEAMAHLLAWTASHLLEQDSLSPAGVLFRRALRAKVAAKGEDHQDVWTIRSNLASIRMDQGDPEGAAGLLDDVLAGMRRTLGEDHPNVLTARINLASVAYRTGDTNRAESLFDHALAEALRVGGAEHPRTLDIRSRLAHVHGARGDFRQALVLQKEVLADRVRILGDDHLDTLSSCDALASTHERSGNPTLAVPLLRRSLDGHLRLLGEDHPMTLRTRSRLAEIYRAVGNPARALGLHRTNLADAERHLGRGHSATLQFRHELARICEQMKRYDESVALYEDDVAERTRMCGLDDPEVLRARHFLAAALAEAGEHERAHTLYTGVLADMARVLGREHRDTLVARFGVAQNLLVSGKPEVALRLHERLAADRARVLGQDHPDTLSSRTQVAMALILLMRPAEGIDQLERTLADCVRALGTDAPQTVRLREDLARSFETVSGALGRSGERSSRRPGPSRGTFR, from the coding sequence GTGAAGCGCACGCCCCCGCCCGGCCCGGACACCTCGCGGCAGCCGTCCGTCTCCGCCCGCACGGGGTCCAACGCGGCCGGGCGGGACATCCTCAACTCCGTCGCCCTGCACGTCGCGCACGCCACCCTGGCACCCCCGGAGGCGTACGGCCCCATCCCGGACGACGCGGTGGGCGACGGGCTGTCGAACGTGCCGCGCGGCACCCTCTTCGTGGGCCGGTCCGCCGCCCTCGACTCCCTGGACACGGCGTTCGCCGAGCCGGGCGGAGTGGTGCTGCGGGCGGTGAGCGGACTCGGCGGAGTCGGGAAGTCCGCCCTCGCCGCCCGCTGGGCGACCGAGCGCTCCACGGACCGGCTGCGGTGGTGGATCGGCGCCGACAGCGCGGCAGCCGTCGAAACCGGTCTCGCCGCGCTGGCCCGCGCCCTCCAGCCCGGGCTGGCCGGGCTCCCGCAGGAACTCCAACGCGAACGCGCCCTCGCCTGGCTCGCGTCCCACGAGGGCTGGCTGCTGGTACTCGACAACGTCAACCACCCCGACGACGTACGCCCGTTGCTCGACCGGCTCGGCACCGGCGGCCGGGTCCTGATCACCACCCGCCTCGCCTCCGGCTGGCACCAACTCGCCACCACCGTCCGCCTCGGCGTCTTCGACCCGTCCGAATCCGTGGAACTCTTCCACCGCGTCCTCACCCAGGACGGGCCCCGCACCACCGAGGGCGCCGCCGAGGTGTGCGAGGAGCTCGGCCACCTGGCACTCGCGGTCGAGCAGGCCGCCGCCTACTGCCACGAGAACGGCACGACCCCGCTCGCCTACCTCGCCATGCTGCGCTCCTGGCCCGCCGAGACCTACGCCACCGGCGCGGAGAGCACCGACGCGGACCGCACGGTCGCCCGCGTCTGGCGCATCACCCTGGACCGCCTCGCCGACACCCCGCTCGCCGGTGACGTGCTGCGCACCCTCGCCTGGTACGCCCCCGACCACATTCCCCGTGTGCTGCTGGACGACCTGGCCCCGCCACCGGTCCTCGCGCGGGCGATCGGCAGGCTGGCGGCCCACAGCATGGTCTCGGTCGGGCCGGACGGCACCCTGTCCGTGCACCGCCTGGTGCAGGCCCTCGCCCGCACCCCCGACCCGGACGACCCGCACCGCGCGGCGGACGCCGTCGCGGAGGCCCGGGAGCGGGCGACCGACGGGCTCCTGGAAGCCGCGCCGGACAGGCCGGGGCCGGGCAAGCTGCCCCTGGGCCGGCCGTTCCTCGCCCACGCCGAGGCGCTGGCCGGGAACAGCCCGCCCGAGGACGACACGGAGGCGATGGCCCACCTGCTGGCCTGGACGGCGAGTCACCTCCTGGAGCAGGACTCCCTGAGCCCCGCCGGTGTCCTCTTCCGCCGGGCGCTGAGGGCCAAGGTCGCGGCCAAGGGCGAGGACCATCAGGACGTGTGGACCATCCGGAGCAACCTCGCTTCCATCCGCATGGATCAGGGAGATCCGGAGGGGGCGGCCGGGCTCCTCGACGACGTGCTCGCGGGCATGCGACGCACCCTGGGAGAGGACCACCCCAACGTTCTCACCGCCCGGATCAACCTGGCTTCGGTCGCGTACCGGACCGGTGACACGAACCGGGCGGAGTCGCTCTTCGACCACGCCCTCGCCGAGGCGCTCCGCGTCGGAGGCGCCGAGCACCCGCGCACCCTGGACATCAGATCCCGCCTCGCCCACGTGCACGGGGCGCGGGGGGACTTCCGGCAGGCACTGGTACTCCAGAAAGAGGTGCTCGCCGACCGCGTCCGCATCCTGGGAGACGACCATCTCGACACCCTCTCCTCGTGCGACGCCCTGGCGTCCACCCACGAGCGGAGCGGAAACCCCACCCTGGCGGTGCCGTTGCTCCGCAGGAGCCTGGACGGCCACCTGCGCCTGCTGGGCGAGGACCACCCCATGACACTGCGCACCCGCAGCCGTCTCGCCGAGATCTACCGGGCGGTGGGCAACCCGGCGCGAGCCCTCGGCCTGCACCGGACGAACCTCGCCGACGCCGAACGCCACCTCGGACGGGGCCACTCGGCGACCCTGCAGTTCCGCCACGAACTCGCACGGATCTGCGAGCAGATGAAGCGGTACGACGAGTCCGTCGCGCTGTACGAGGACGACGTGGCCGAGCGCACCCGGATGTGCGGCCTGGACGACCCCGAGGTGCTGCGTGCCCGCCACTTCCTCGCGGCAGCCCTCGCCGAGGCCGGGGAGCACGAACGGGCCCACACGCTCTATACGGGCGTGCTCGCGGACATGGCGCGGGTCCTCGGCAGAGAGCACCGCGACACCCTGGTGGCCCGGTTCGGCGTCGCGCAGAACCTCCTCGTCTCGGGGAAGCCCGAGGTGGCGCTGCGCCTGCACGAGCGGCTCGCCGCCGACCGCGCCCGTGTCCTGGGCCAGGACCACCCGGACACCCTGTCGTCCCGCACCCAGGTGGCGATGGCGCTCATCCTGCTCATGCGCCCGGCCGAGGGGATCGATCAGCTGGAGCGCACCCTCGCCGACTGCGTGCGGGCGCTCGGCACGGACGCCCCCCAGACCGTGCGGCTGCGGGAGGACCTGGCCCGCTCGTTCGAAACCGTCAGCGGGGCGCTCGGGCGATCCGGTGAGCGATCTTCACGGCGTCCCGGGCCATCTCGCGGAACATTCCGCTGA